The Fimbriimonas ginsengisoli Gsoil 348 genome window below encodes:
- a CDS encoding DUF6531 domain-containing protein — translation MSNRKSNYDEALEQSRRQFLKNSISVAVGLGAVSILGLPELAHATGKTVAIDPKGEPRPWQGGVTQDYGSYNLLTGNYLFTYPVACADSLDFILYHNSTSTATGGPLGAKWRHSFSGQITTSLGKATYIAADGSTYDFAVSGSTYTAPVGCWKSLVHNLDGTWTLSDLQGTLNIHFLSNGALDAVRNSLSGAVLIQCTYNGSGQLTSVQKGGDTLSFGYTSGLLTSVTDLTGAVHTLTYTSGVLTGHSLPSLGGTVYTTQFAYNAQGVVNQITDHAGNSSSYTFSSTGLLTGTTDAAGNSATYVCGNSNPVSGGGWPLNVVAAGVVTLPAGADQYGFDGNGRLVAYAGVSSDRSVYAYDANNNLTSQTLAGGGGWSWTHDSVGRPLTATDPSGVVTTYTLDSAGRTTAQSTGGISTPTRAFDSNSQITSISGGGGDSFTIAYDSNLNPTSFTDTTTGAQALTTFDSSGKMTAMTNVMGYSESFSYTNNLLSSQTDARGRITNYTRDAWGRVTAVAFPTTGHTSESWGYNVQSNLTSGSNAAGSYSYVLNNLGKRTSKTGPEGTVSATFDSSNRPSTVTDTAGRSHTFNWGSNNAISSIALSDGTGPVQYTYNSNNQVLSCTPGNGMVIQYGYDTTSRLVSVSNKVASTSALIVSYTAAYNSTTGLISQITEQPSGAVTSFSYDSYGRLTQETRTGTSIYQGSYTYNSHGQIQTAVRSENGVTSHNGAYTYSAAGYLTQVVDSATSTTENYTWYHDATLASFPGPGYTRELDYYEDGKLLSISRNYGSGGVLAYEFAYDPDGCLAWYKDYVLGTITRFACGTGLLAGRVLIASQKPISSGTWAEIARYIQGPNRIVAVSGSYFADAVIGGPFLSTNSSVATIGTCLFDSFGVVRYSTGVLTSLPGNIVLDGITISIPSGSASIPERYLQIC, via the coding sequence GTGAGCAACCGAAAGAGCAACTACGATGAGGCGCTTGAACAATCGCGCCGGCAATTCCTGAAGAACTCCATTTCCGTAGCCGTTGGCCTGGGCGCCGTATCGATTCTCGGCCTGCCAGAACTCGCCCACGCCACCGGCAAAACGGTAGCGATCGACCCCAAGGGCGAGCCTCGCCCATGGCAAGGTGGGGTGACTCAAGACTACGGGTCCTATAACCTGCTTACCGGCAACTACCTCTTCACCTATCCGGTTGCCTGCGCCGATTCGCTCGACTTTATCCTGTACCACAACAGCACGAGCACCGCTACCGGCGGTCCGCTCGGCGCGAAGTGGCGACACTCTTTCTCCGGCCAAATCACTACCTCGCTTGGCAAGGCGACCTATATCGCCGCGGATGGTTCCACTTACGATTTTGCGGTGAGCGGGTCGACATACACCGCCCCGGTCGGTTGCTGGAAATCTCTCGTCCACAACCTCGACGGCACTTGGACCTTGTCCGACCTTCAGGGCACGCTGAACATTCACTTCCTCTCGAACGGAGCCCTCGATGCGGTGCGGAACTCGCTCTCCGGGGCGGTGCTTATCCAATGCACCTACAACGGCTCAGGCCAGTTGACCTCCGTTCAGAAAGGCGGCGACACGCTCTCGTTCGGCTATACCAGCGGCCTTCTAACGTCGGTCACCGACCTAACGGGGGCCGTCCACACCTTGACCTACACGAGCGGAGTGCTTACCGGTCACAGTCTGCCGTCACTGGGGGGCACGGTTTACACCACCCAATTTGCCTACAACGCGCAAGGGGTCGTCAACCAAATTACCGACCACGCCGGCAACTCCTCCAGCTATACGTTCAGTTCGACCGGCCTGCTTACCGGGACCACGGACGCTGCCGGTAATTCCGCCACGTATGTTTGCGGTAACTCAAATCCCGTCTCCGGTGGTGGATGGCCGCTCAACGTGGTCGCCGCCGGCGTGGTCACCCTTCCGGCCGGCGCGGACCAGTACGGCTTTGACGGCAACGGCCGGCTAGTGGCTTACGCCGGGGTCTCCAGCGACCGATCGGTGTATGCGTATGACGCGAACAATAATCTGACCTCCCAAACCCTCGCCGGCGGCGGCGGTTGGAGTTGGACGCACGACTCCGTCGGCCGCCCGCTAACCGCTACGGATCCCAGCGGAGTCGTTACGACCTACACGCTCGATTCGGCCGGCCGAACGACCGCCCAGTCGACGGGGGGAATCTCCACTCCGACAAGGGCGTTCGACTCAAACTCCCAAATCACCTCGATCTCGGGCGGCGGCGGCGATTCCTTTACGATCGCCTACGACAGCAACCTAAACCCGACCTCGTTCACCGATACGACGACCGGCGCCCAAGCCCTCACGACTTTCGATTCGAGCGGCAAGATGACCGCGATGACGAACGTCATGGGATACAGCGAGAGCTTCTCCTATACGAACAACCTGCTCTCGTCCCAAACCGACGCGAGGGGGCGAATCACCAACTATACGAGGGATGCTTGGGGGCGCGTCACCGCCGTCGCATTCCCAACGACGGGGCATACGAGCGAGTCTTGGGGTTACAACGTGCAGAGCAACCTCACCTCAGGCTCCAACGCGGCCGGCTCGTACAGCTACGTTCTCAACAACTTAGGTAAGCGAACGTCGAAAACCGGACCCGAAGGAACCGTATCCGCTACCTTCGATTCTAGTAACCGGCCGTCGACCGTCACCGACACCGCGGGTCGAAGCCACACCTTCAACTGGGGCTCGAACAACGCGATCAGTTCTATCGCTCTCAGCGACGGAACGGGTCCGGTTCAATACACCTATAACTCCAATAATCAGGTTCTGAGTTGTACGCCCGGTAACGGGATGGTGATCCAGTACGGCTATGACACCACGTCGCGGCTGGTCAGCGTCTCGAACAAGGTTGCGAGCACGAGCGCGCTCATCGTCTCCTACACGGCGGCGTACAACTCGACCACCGGACTGATCTCGCAAATCACCGAACAGCCAAGCGGCGCGGTTACCTCCTTCAGCTACGACAGCTATGGGAGGCTGACCCAGGAGACGCGAACCGGTACCTCGATCTACCAGGGATCGTACACCTACAATTCGCATGGCCAGATCCAGACCGCGGTCCGTTCGGAAAACGGTGTGACCTCCCATAACGGAGCCTATACGTACTCGGCGGCCGGATATCTCACGCAGGTTGTGGATAGCGCCACGTCGACCACGGAGAATTACACCTGGTACCACGATGCCACCTTGGCTTCGTTCCCCGGGCCGGGGTACACGCGGGAGCTGGACTACTATGAGGACGGAAAGCTCCTCAGCATCTCCCGTAACTACGGAAGCGGGGGCGTGTTGGCTTACGAGTTTGCCTACGACCCGGACGGTTGCCTTGCTTGGTACAAGGACTACGTCCTGGGAACGATAACTCGGTTTGCCTGTGGCACCGGCTTGCTCGCAGGACGGGTTCTGATCGCCAGCCAAAAACCGATCTCCTCGGGAACTTGGGCGGAAATCGCGAGATACATCCAGGGACCGAACCGGATCGTGGCCGTCAGTGGCTCCTACTTCGCCGACGCGGTGATCGGCGGACCGTTCCTATCGACGAACAGCTCCGTCGCCACCATCGGAACGTGCCTGTTCGACTCGTTCGGAGTGGTTCGATACTCGACGGGCGTGCTGACCAGTCTTCCCGGAAACATCGTCCTCGACGGGATAACGATCAGTATCCCCTCCGGCTCGGCCTCGATTCCCGAGAGGTATCTGCAGATCTGCTAG
- a CDS encoding DUF6159 family protein: protein MGTFSQSWALAKDSYSVLRRTPSLALFPILSAIATIVVSISFFVPVFVVTGGKSLEKIRPEIGYPLTFLFYFLTYFVVIFFNSAMAACAYESFQGRETSLSYGLSVAGRRIGAILGWTAIAATVGVILKTISERSGIIGTIVVGIVGFAWNVATYFVVPVIVIDQGSPVAAVKKSSSLLKRTWGERLVASAGMNLAMMLLFFVGFAIVIGALVIGSVTESLPLAIAVGGFGILYLLVVATVAAALQGIFQTALYLYAETGNVPSGFDPAMIQGAFATKEGTIGKLRNRF from the coding sequence ATGGGAACCTTTTCGCAAAGCTGGGCGCTCGCCAAGGACAGCTATTCGGTGCTTCGCCGGACGCCGTCGTTGGCGTTGTTCCCGATTCTTTCGGCGATCGCCACGATCGTTGTCTCGATCAGCTTCTTCGTGCCCGTTTTTGTCGTGACCGGCGGGAAGAGCCTGGAGAAAATACGCCCCGAGATCGGATACCCGCTAACATTCCTGTTCTACTTTCTCACTTACTTCGTGGTGATCTTCTTCAACTCTGCCATGGCCGCGTGCGCGTACGAGAGTTTCCAGGGGCGGGAGACCTCCCTTTCCTACGGGCTTTCGGTCGCCGGTCGCCGGATCGGCGCGATCCTTGGTTGGACGGCGATCGCCGCGACCGTCGGAGTCATCCTTAAGACCATCTCGGAGCGAAGCGGAATCATCGGCACCATCGTGGTCGGGATCGTCGGCTTTGCGTGGAACGTGGCCACCTACTTCGTGGTGCCGGTTATCGTCATCGACCAAGGTTCGCCGGTTGCCGCGGTCAAGAAGTCGTCGAGTTTGCTTAAGCGAACCTGGGGTGAGAGGTTGGTGGCTTCGGCCGGCATGAACCTCGCGATGATGCTGCTCTTCTTCGTGGGGTTTGCCATCGTTATCGGCGCCTTGGTGATCGGCTCCGTAACCGAATCGCTTCCCTTGGCGATCGCCGTAGGAGGGTTTGGGATTCTGTACTTGCTGGTGGTCGCAACCGTCGCCGCCGCGCTGCAAGGGATCTTCCAGACCGCGCTCTATCTGTATGCGGAGACGGGGAACGTTCCGAGCGGATTCGACCCCGCGATGATCCAGGGAGCATTCGCCACCAAAGAAGGAACGATCGGCAAACTTCGGAACCGGTTCTAA
- a CDS encoding DUF899 family protein: MTETITDVDKQIDELQNEIEAAKRRLVEVRKRRPKEPIQDYVLQDSDGNEVRLSELFGDKDDLIVIHNMGTSCSHCTLWADGFTGLVPHLTNRAALVLCSPDKPEVQKRFAAKRDWNFKMVSSHDSSFYKDMGFWATDGPYPGPWPGVSTFRREPDGSINRIAKATFGPGDDFCAVWPLLDMLENGANGWEPQYSYGDK, translated from the coding sequence ATGACCGAGACGATAACCGACGTCGATAAACAAATCGATGAGCTGCAAAACGAGATAGAGGCCGCGAAACGGCGCCTCGTGGAGGTTCGAAAGAGGAGGCCGAAGGAGCCTATTCAGGATTACGTGCTTCAAGACTCGGACGGTAACGAGGTCCGTCTCTCGGAGCTGTTCGGGGACAAGGACGACCTGATCGTCATCCACAACATGGGAACCAGCTGTTCGCATTGCACCTTGTGGGCCGATGGCTTCACCGGTCTCGTCCCGCACCTTACCAATCGCGCCGCCCTTGTGCTTTGCTCGCCCGACAAGCCGGAAGTCCAGAAGCGGTTCGCCGCCAAGCGGGACTGGAACTTCAAGATGGTCTCCTCCCACGACTCCAGCTTCTACAAAGATATGGGATTCTGGGCTACCGACGGCCCGTACCCCGGTCCATGGCCCGGTGTCTCCACGTTCCGACGCGAACCGGACGGTTCCATCAATCGCATCGCCAAGGCCACCTTTGGGCCCGGCGACGATTTCTGCGCGGTCTGGCCCCTCCTCGACATGCTCGAGAACGGCGCCAACGGATGGGAGCCGCAGTATTCGTACGGGGACAAATAG